Proteins encoded together in one uncultured Flavobacterium sp. window:
- a CDS encoding aconitate hydratase, translating to MAFDIEMIKKVYENMPGRVDKAREIVGRPLTLTEKILYNHLWDGNPTKAFGRGVDYVDFAPDRVACQDATAQMALLQFMHAGKPKVAVPTTVHCDHLIQAKVDAATDLARAKTQSNEVFDFLSSVSNKYGIGFWKPGAGIIHQVVLENYAFPGGMMIGTDSHTVNAGGLGMVAIGVGGADAVDVMSGMAWELKFPKLIGVKLTGKLSGWTAPKDVILKVAGILTVKGGTGAIVEYFGEGATSMSCTGKGTICNMGAEIGATTSTFGYDDSMSRYLRSTNRADVADAADKVASYLTGDPEVYANPEKYFDQVIEINLTELEPHLNGPFTPDLATPISKMKEAAIKNNWPLQIQVGLIGSCTNSSYEDISRAASLARQVSAKNLKTKSQFTITPGSEVVRYTIERDGFIDTFEKIGATVFANACGPCIGMWDREGAEKEERNTIVHSFNRNFSKRADGNPNTLAFVGSPELVTAMAIAGDLGFNPLTDTLINEDGEEVRLEAPTGDELPPRGFDVKDPGFQVPAEDGSGVQVVVSPTSERLQLLAPFDPWDGKNITGAKLLIKAFGKCTTDHISMAGPWLRFRGHLDNISNNMLIGAVNAFNQKTNSVKNQLTGEYDAVPSVARAYKAAGVPSIVVGDHNYGEGSSREHAAMEPRFLGVKAVLVKSFARIHETNLKKQGLLGLTFANEADYDKIQENDTINFTDLIEFAPGKPLTLEFVHADGTKNIILANHTYNAGQIGWFVAGSALNLIAAGKA from the coding sequence ATGGCTTTTGATATTGAAATGATTAAAAAAGTGTATGAGAACATGCCAGGGCGTGTTGACAAAGCACGCGAGATTGTTGGTCGTCCACTTACTTTAACAGAGAAAATTTTGTATAATCACCTTTGGGATGGAAATCCAACGAAGGCGTTTGGAAGAGGAGTAGATTATGTTGATTTTGCACCTGATCGTGTAGCGTGTCAGGATGCAACTGCTCAAATGGCATTATTGCAATTTATGCACGCTGGAAAGCCTAAAGTAGCAGTGCCTACAACGGTTCACTGTGATCACTTGATTCAGGCAAAAGTAGATGCCGCAACCGATTTGGCAAGAGCAAAAACACAAAGCAACGAAGTTTTCGATTTCTTATCGTCAGTTTCAAATAAATACGGAATTGGTTTCTGGAAACCGGGAGCCGGAATTATTCACCAGGTAGTACTTGAAAATTATGCTTTCCCAGGAGGAATGATGATTGGTACCGATTCTCACACTGTAAATGCAGGTGGTTTAGGAATGGTCGCTATTGGTGTTGGTGGAGCCGATGCGGTAGATGTTATGTCTGGTATGGCTTGGGAACTAAAATTTCCTAAATTAATTGGAGTAAAATTAACTGGTAAATTATCAGGATGGACAGCTCCTAAAGATGTTATTCTTAAAGTTGCCGGTATTCTTACTGTAAAAGGTGGTACTGGTGCAATCGTTGAATATTTTGGTGAAGGTGCAACTTCTATGTCTTGTACCGGTAAAGGTACTATTTGTAACATGGGTGCTGAGATTGGAGCTACAACTTCAACTTTTGGTTACGATGATTCAATGAGTCGTTACCTGCGTTCTACAAACAGAGCAGATGTTGCTGATGCTGCTGATAAAGTAGCTTCTTACTTAACAGGAGATCCGGAAGTTTATGCTAATCCTGAAAAATATTTTGATCAGGTTATCGAAATCAACTTAACTGAATTAGAGCCACACTTAAACGGACCTTTTACGCCAGATTTAGCTACTCCAATTTCTAAAATGAAAGAAGCAGCAATCAAAAACAACTGGCCATTACAAATTCAGGTTGGTTTAATAGGTTCTTGTACAAACTCTTCTTACGAGGATATTTCTCGTGCAGCTTCTTTGGCCAGACAAGTAAGTGCTAAAAACTTAAAAACTAAATCTCAATTTACAATTACTCCGGGTTCAGAAGTAGTTCGTTATACAATTGAAAGAGATGGGTTTATTGATACTTTTGAAAAAATTGGTGCAACCGTTTTTGCTAATGCCTGCGGACCATGTATTGGTATGTGGGACAGAGAAGGAGCAGAGAAAGAAGAAAGAAATACTATCGTTCACTCTTTCAACCGTAACTTCTCAAAACGTGCAGATGGTAACCCAAATACTTTAGCTTTCGTAGGTTCTCCGGAATTAGTTACCGCTATGGCAATCGCAGGAGATCTGGGCTTTAACCCGTTAACAGATACTTTAATCAACGAAGATGGAGAAGAAGTAAGACTTGAAGCTCCAACAGGAGACGAATTGCCTCCAAGAGGATTTGACGTTAAAGATCCGGGATTCCAGGTGCCTGCTGAAGACGGTTCAGGAGTTCAGGTTGTTGTAAGTCCAACATCTGAGCGTTTGCAATTGTTAGCTCCGTTTGATCCTTGGGATGGTAAAAACATTACAGGTGCTAAACTATTAATCAAAGCATTCGGAAAATGTACAACAGATCATATTTCTATGGCTGGACCATGGTTACGTTTCCGCGGACATTTAGATAATATATCTAACAATATGTTGATTGGTGCTGTAAATGCATTCAACCAAAAAACAAACTCTGTTAAAAATCAATTAACAGGAGAATACGATGCAGTTCCTTCTGTAGCTCGTGCATACAAAGCGGCTGGAGTTCCATCTATTGTTGTGGGAGATCATAATTATGGTGAAGGTTCATCTCGTGAGCATGCTGCAATGGAACCACGTTTCTTAGGAGTTAAAGCGGTATTGGTAAAATCTTTTGCTCGTATCCACGAAACTAACCTTAAAAAACAAGGACTTTTAGGATTGACTTTTGCAAATGAGGCAGATTATGATAAAATCCAGGAAAATGATACAATTAATTTTACTGATTTAATTGAGTTTGCTCCAGGAAAACCATTAACATTAGAATTCGTTCATGCAGATGGTACAAAAAATATTATTCTGGCAAACCATACTTACAACGCTGGTCAGATTGGCTGGTTCGTTGCAGGTTCAGCATTAAATTTAATTGCTGCAGGAAAAGCTTAA
- a CDS encoding LysM peptidoglycan-binding domain-containing protein — protein sequence MVFRLIIVLFFFSVGAFSQEKFVKHKISKGENLTVIAKKYGVKTKDIEEANPNAPKVLKLNSVLLIPNNNKKGTTKKTEIAANATPAVIPNSGQHEVREKENLWVISKKYNISVDELKKANPSLENEDLKIGQKLNIPSTAIVSNEKTTKNQNIEKPEIISSTDVEVVVEVKPKETKYLTAKKYGITVAELERQNPFVKKKLPVGSVLKIRTSKEKADQQIKDSSIASETQVAENTGTTLETTKPEIIPTTTDVEVVVEVQQKETKYAIAKKYGITVKELEKQNPFIKGKLAVGYVLKIRTSKEKADAAAGLSTTLQSNDSLSTPSQVADNSEIKKDTTTVFKVSNHSDLVNQLIVNATENIGIRYRSGGTTRAGFDCSGLMICTFNNFDIKLPRSSIEQSRIGMKVNSEEAQKGDLIFFKTNGRRQINHVGMVIEVLEGEIKFVHSSTHGGVMISSTKEPYYERTFSQVNRVLQ from the coding sequence ATGGTTTTTAGATTAATTATAGTATTGTTTTTTTTTAGTGTTGGAGCTTTTTCTCAGGAAAAATTTGTCAAACATAAAATCTCAAAAGGAGAAAACCTTACTGTAATTGCTAAAAAATATGGAGTAAAAACTAAAGACATTGAAGAAGCTAATCCCAATGCGCCTAAAGTTTTAAAATTAAATTCGGTTCTCTTAATACCGAATAATAATAAAAAAGGTACTACGAAAAAAACTGAAATTGCTGCCAATGCAACTCCTGCAGTGATTCCAAATTCAGGTCAGCACGAAGTACGGGAAAAAGAAAATCTTTGGGTAATTTCAAAAAAATATAATATCTCAGTTGATGAATTAAAGAAAGCAAATCCTTCGTTAGAAAATGAAGATTTGAAAATAGGACAGAAACTTAATATTCCTTCTACTGCTATTGTATCCAATGAAAAGACAACGAAAAATCAGAATATAGAGAAGCCGGAAATAATTTCTTCTACAGATGTTGAAGTTGTTGTTGAGGTAAAACCAAAAGAAACAAAATATCTGACTGCAAAAAAATACGGAATAACAGTTGCAGAATTGGAACGTCAAAATCCATTTGTCAAAAAGAAACTACCTGTAGGATCTGTTTTAAAGATTAGAACTTCAAAAGAAAAAGCAGATCAGCAAATAAAAGATAGTTCTATTGCGTCTGAAACCCAGGTTGCAGAGAATACCGGAACAACTTTAGAAACTACAAAGCCAGAAATTATTCCAACAACAACAGATGTTGAAGTAGTTGTTGAGGTACAGCAGAAAGAAACGAAATATGCAATTGCAAAAAAGTACGGGATAACGGTTAAAGAGCTGGAAAAACAAAATCCGTTTATCAAAGGAAAGTTAGCAGTAGGTTATGTTTTGAAAATTCGTACTTCAAAAGAAAAAGCTGATGCTGCAGCAGGTTTGTCAACAACTCTGCAAAGCAATGATAGTTTATCAACTCCAAGTCAGGTTGCTGATAATTCAGAAATTAAAAAAGATACAACTACAGTATTTAAAGTAAGTAATCATTCTGATTTAGTAAATCAATTGATTGTAAATGCAACCGAAAATATTGGGATAAGATATCGATCGGGAGGAACAACGAGGGCAGGATTTGATTGTTCAGGACTAATGATTTGTACTTTTAATAATTTTGATATTAAGCTTCCAAGAAGTTCTATTGAGCAATCTCGAATTGGTATGAAAGTCAATTCAGAAGAAGCGCAGAAAGGTGATTTGATTTTCTTTAAAACCAATGGAAGACGACAAATTAATCATGTTGGAATGGTGATTGAAGTATTAGAGGGAGAAATTAAATTTGTTCACTCTTCAACACATGGCGGAGTAATGATTTCTTCGACCAAAGAACCTTATTACGAAAGAACTTTTTCGCAGGTAAATCGCGTTTTACAATAG
- a CDS encoding response regulator: protein MELKPLFLLIEDNLIDQLVTKQLLKKILGVEDVIIANNGKEGIQWLNNNRKRNNQLLIILLDIQMPIMNGFEFLEAFHKLSNELKKGVQIYVLSSTLDPDEISQIEGNQYVTDFLNKPFPIEELKNKLFEPEKLL, encoded by the coding sequence ATGGAACTTAAACCTTTATTTTTGTTAATTGAAGACAACCTGATCGACCAGCTTGTTACGAAACAACTACTAAAAAAAATACTTGGTGTTGAAGACGTAATTATTGCCAATAACGGAAAAGAAGGAATTCAATGGCTCAACAATAATAGAAAAAGGAACAATCAACTGCTTATTATCTTACTAGACATTCAGATGCCAATAATGAACGGCTTTGAGTTTCTGGAAGCATTTCATAAACTTAGTAACGAATTAAAGAAAGGAGTTCAAATTTATGTGCTTTCATCAACCTTAGATCCTGATGAAATTAGCCAAATAGAAGGAAATCAATATGTAACTGATTTTTTAAACAAACCATTTCCAATTGAAGAATTAAAAAACAAACTTTTTGAGCCTGAAAAGCTATTGTAA
- a CDS encoding HAMP domain-containing sensor histidine kinase has protein sequence MSKVYSFKKLRFPNVFILLLIVFISCALLICINFFTIKILSANRAYVNGESHYSKGQKDASRHLITYLFTKDKNQWRLYQQELKVPQGDGIARETLLKIGDNETVRKGLLAGRNHKDDLNDLVWLFVNFKQVSYLSKAINEWGQGDKLISKLFVIGEQINAKIDHNILTIADQKRFLQEISTISDKLTINERNFSNTLGEGTRKIKSLLTIFNIIFILIIICSVCLYYSIMVKRLICSKKETEAKNANLIHVNHELDRFVYSASHDLRSPITSLKGLIEITQLEDDVNQIKEYLNLMHQSLAKQDQFISDIIDYSKNKRKQIIMEPVSLQELFNEAISQLMHIENANKITFKQELLVDQIQSDSLRLKIIISNLLSNAIKYADSNKQEMYISIKTYIQEGFNKIEITDNGIGINDEFKDYIFEMYYGTNKNKGSGLGLYIVKEALDNIKGNISVFSESNIGSKFIVTIPNAYGT, from the coding sequence ATGTCTAAGGTCTATTCTTTTAAGAAATTACGTTTTCCTAATGTTTTTATTCTTTTATTAATAGTATTCATTTCTTGTGCTTTATTAATTTGTATTAACTTTTTTACCATCAAAATTTTATCTGCCAACAGAGCATATGTTAATGGTGAATCACATTATTCAAAAGGACAAAAAGATGCATCGCGTCATCTTATAACTTATCTTTTTACCAAAGACAAAAATCAATGGAGATTATATCAGCAAGAATTAAAGGTTCCGCAAGGAGATGGTATTGCGCGTGAAACACTTTTAAAAATAGGCGATAATGAAACAGTCCGAAAAGGATTGCTTGCAGGTAGAAATCACAAGGATGATCTAAACGACTTAGTTTGGTTGTTTGTGAACTTCAAACAAGTTTCTTATTTATCAAAAGCTATAAACGAATGGGGTCAGGGAGATAAACTAATATCTAAACTATTTGTTATTGGAGAACAAATCAATGCTAAAATAGATCACAATATCTTGACTATCGCTGATCAAAAAAGATTCCTTCAGGAAATTAGCACTATAAGTGACAAACTTACTATTAACGAGCGAAACTTCTCGAATACACTAGGTGAGGGAACTAGAAAAATAAAAAGTTTACTTACGATTTTTAACATCATTTTTATACTAATTATTATTTGTAGTGTTTGTCTTTATTATTCAATAATGGTAAAACGATTAATTTGTTCCAAAAAAGAAACTGAAGCTAAAAACGCAAACCTAATACATGTCAATCACGAGCTTGATCGCTTTGTTTATAGTGCTTCGCACGATTTAAGATCTCCTATAACCTCTTTAAAAGGTTTAATTGAAATTACACAATTAGAAGACGATGTTAATCAAATAAAAGAGTATTTAAATTTAATGCATCAAAGTCTTGCCAAACAAGATCAATTTATAAGTGACATTATTGATTATTCTAAAAACAAACGAAAACAAATTATAATGGAACCTGTTAGTCTGCAGGAATTGTTCAATGAAGCGATCTCACAGTTAATGCACATTGAGAATGCAAACAAAATTACTTTCAAACAAGAATTATTAGTTGACCAAATTCAAAGCGATAGTTTGCGTTTAAAAATCATTATCAGCAATTTACTTTCAAATGCGATAAAATACGCCGACAGCAACAAACAAGAAATGTATATTTCTATAAAAACTTATATTCAGGAAGGTTTTAATAAAATTGAAATCACTGATAACGGAATTGGTATTAATGATGAATTCAAAGATTATATTTTTGAAATGTATTATGGCACGAACAAAAACAAAGGATCTGGCTTAGGTCTTTATATTGTAAAAGAAGCTCTGGATAATATTAAAGGAAACATTTCTGTGTTTTCAGAAAGCAATATTGGCAGTAAATTTATTGTCACAATTCCAAACGCATATGGAACTTAA
- a CDS encoding amino acid permease codes for MQENDQENFKRELGLLDGTMLVVGSMIGSGIFIVSADIARQVGSAGWLTLIWLISGLITIIAAVSYGELSAMFPKAGGQYVYLKEAYNKLIAFLYGWSFFAVIQTGTIAAVGVAFSKFAAYLYEPLSDENVLYEVGSFKLNAAQLVSIVTIVILTFINSRGVKNGKILQTVLTIIKILSLLGLIVFGLTLGAKASIWDANWTDAWTPRSYNAENGSWLPIGGRALITGISAAMVGSLFSSDAWNGVTFIAGEIKNPKRNVGFSLFLGTFIVTIIYVLTNLMYLAVVPLNEIATAKSDRVAVVASHYIFGNIGTLIIAIMIMISTFACNNGLIMAGARVYYTMAKDGLFFKKAAVLNESSVPAWALWAQCIWASALCLTGKYGDLLDFVIIIVLIFYILTIYGIFILRKKMPDMERPYKAFGYPFLPMLYIVIAAAICVSLLITKFSTCGWGVLIMLTGIPVYYLTKPKEE; via the coding sequence ATGCAAGAAAACGACCAGGAAAATTTTAAAAGAGAACTCGGATTACTAGACGGAACCATGCTTGTTGTAGGTTCTATGATTGGATCTGGGATATTTATTGTAAGTGCTGACATTGCCAGACAAGTAGGATCTGCCGGATGGCTAACACTAATTTGGCTGATCTCCGGATTGATTACTATTATAGCCGCAGTAAGTTACGGCGAGTTGAGTGCGATGTTCCCAAAAGCCGGAGGACAGTATGTATATCTTAAAGAAGCATACAATAAACTAATTGCATTTTTATACGGTTGGAGTTTTTTCGCTGTAATTCAAACCGGAACTATTGCTGCCGTTGGAGTAGCATTCTCAAAGTTCGCCGCTTATCTTTATGAGCCTTTAAGTGATGAGAATGTACTTTATGAGGTAGGTTCTTTTAAACTCAATGCCGCGCAGCTAGTATCAATTGTTACGATTGTTATATTGACTTTTATTAATAGCCGCGGTGTAAAAAACGGAAAAATTCTCCAGACGGTTCTAACGATTATCAAAATATTATCATTGTTGGGTTTAATTGTCTTTGGACTAACATTAGGCGCAAAAGCTTCAATTTGGGATGCCAACTGGACAGATGCCTGGACACCGCGTTCATATAATGCAGAGAATGGTTCGTGGCTGCCAATTGGCGGACGTGCTTTGATTACTGGAATTTCTGCTGCAATGGTTGGATCATTATTCTCAAGTGACGCTTGGAATGGTGTGACTTTTATCGCAGGAGAAATTAAAAATCCAAAACGTAATGTAGGTTTCAGTTTGTTTTTAGGAACTTTTATTGTGACTATTATTTATGTCTTGACAAATTTGATGTATCTGGCAGTAGTTCCGTTAAACGAAATTGCGACTGCAAAATCAGATAGAGTAGCAGTTGTAGCTTCACATTATATTTTTGGAAACATCGGAACGTTGATAATTGCAATCATGATTATGATTTCGACTTTTGCCTGCAACAACGGATTAATTATGGCTGGTGCAAGAGTATATTATACAATGGCAAAAGATGGTTTATTTTTCAAAAAAGCCGCTGTTTTAAACGAATCAAGTGTTCCGGCCTGGGCACTTTGGGCACAATGTATTTGGGCTTCGGCTTTGTGTCTGACAGGTAAATATGGTGATTTATTAGATTTTGTGATCATCATTGTATTAATTTTTTACATACTAACAATCTATGGAATCTTTATTTTACGTAAAAAAATGCCAGATATGGAAAGACCTTATAAAGCCTTTGGATATCCGTTTTTACCAATGTTGTATATCGTGATTGCAGCAGCAATTTGTGTGTCATTATTAATAACAAAATTTTCAACTTGTGGCTGGGGAGTATTAATTATGCTAACAGGAATTCCGGTGTATTACTTAACAAAACCGAAAGAAGAATAA
- a CDS encoding DUF1810 domain-containing protein: MAYSNNDLTRFLDAQNKLYLTAFSEIKKGKKETHWMWFIFPQIKGLGKSDTANLYAINDLKEATEYLEHPILGKHLIEISELFLTFKRKSADGILGDLDARKLRSSMTLFSLTENTNPVFQEILDAFFSGETDPLTLSIINSTIKSSVETELV, translated from the coding sequence ATGGCTTATTCAAACAATGATTTAACGCGTTTTTTAGATGCGCAAAACAAACTTTATCTTACTGCTTTTTCTGAAATCAAAAAGGGAAAAAAAGAAACTCACTGGATGTGGTTTATTTTCCCTCAGATTAAAGGATTAGGCAAGAGTGATACTGCAAATCTTTATGCCATTAACGATCTAAAAGAAGCAACCGAATATTTAGAACACCCTATTTTAGGGAAACATCTTATAGAAATTTCTGAGCTATTTTTGACTTTTAAAAGAAAATCAGCTGATGGAATTTTAGGAGATTTAGATGCTCGCAAATTGCGTTCTTCTATGACACTTTTCTCTTTGACAGAAAATACAAATCCAGTATTTCAGGAAATATTGGATGCCTTTTTCTCCGGAGAAACAGATCCTCTTACCTTGTCTATTATTAATTCAACTATAAAATCATCTGTCGAAACTGAATTGGTGTAA
- a CDS encoding alpha-ketoglutarate-dependent dioxygenase AlkB: protein MTLFSDTELFATGLKGKKIFDLPDAELILIDNFFTKEESDRFYEKILHQTKWREYEMEMYDKIVTAPRMISWYEDKDNVGADQNGPDWTYELLTIRGRVEKETQLEFNSLLLNLYRNGNDGVSWHSDKEHNSGPNPIIASVTFGETRMFRLRHKFRKEIPQVEIPLHHGSFLLMAGTTNSFWQHQIPKTAKNVLPRINLTFRRTNRSE, encoded by the coding sequence ATGACACTATTTAGCGATACCGAATTATTTGCCACAGGTTTAAAAGGAAAAAAAATATTTGACCTGCCTGATGCAGAACTTATTTTGATCGATAACTTTTTTACCAAAGAAGAATCTGATCGTTTTTATGAAAAAATACTTCATCAAACTAAATGGAGAGAATATGAAATGGAAATGTATGACAAAATTGTTACAGCTCCTCGAATGATTTCCTGGTATGAAGACAAAGATAATGTTGGTGCAGATCAAAATGGTCCTGACTGGACTTATGAATTATTAACTATTAGAGGCCGTGTTGAAAAAGAAACTCAGCTTGAATTTAATAGTCTGTTGCTCAATTTATATCGAAATGGCAATGATGGAGTCTCATGGCATAGCGACAAAGAACATAACTCCGGACCAAACCCGATTATTGCTTCGGTAACTTTTGGAGAAACCAGAATGTTCAGACTTCGCCATAAATTTCGCAAAGAGATTCCGCAAGTAGAAATTCCTTTACATCACGGTTCTTTTTTATTAATGGCAGGAACAACCAATAGTTTCTGGCAGCATCAGATTCCTAAAACGGCCAAAAATGTGTTGCCCAGAATCAATTTAACCTTTAGACGAACTAACCGAAGTGAATGA
- a CDS encoding exonuclease domain-containing protein has protein sequence MKKLEYAIVDIETTGGNASGSCITEIAIVIHDGINVIDRFETLVNPEKEIPIAIFGLTGINNEMVANAPIFDDIAEKVLEMLTDRIFVAHNVNFDYSFVRHQLEQAGFKWTARKLCTVRAARKIKPGLGSYSLGNLCNSLDISLENRHRAGGDADATAILFSRLLEWDDEGHIEKMIKNTAQDQRLPPNLPPEDFNNLPEKPGVYYFYNEVKKVIYVGKAVNIKKRVASHFSGHKINPQRQHFLRDIYSISFEVCGNELMALLLECTEIKHLWPTYNRALKRFEPKFGLYQYEARNGYKYLAIGKLNKFQSCIEHFSSLHEGTNILRSLAEQFEIDYRFCKYSRPEEGEIFQNNDIKDLPDVSLHNEQVDNAIDFLLNNRPTFAIIEKGRTAHERSCIWIENGHFYGMGYIPLDVAITDPSEVKNYTTPYKSNQYIVQLIFAYAEKNPRKVFFNKNLLKSRV, from the coding sequence ATGAAAAAACTGGAATATGCCATAGTAGATATCGAAACCACAGGCGGAAACGCCAGTGGCAGCTGCATTACAGAAATCGCCATTGTTATTCATGACGGGATAAATGTGATCGACCGTTTTGAAACGCTTGTGAATCCGGAAAAGGAAATACCAATTGCTATTTTTGGATTAACAGGTATAAATAATGAAATGGTAGCCAATGCACCTATATTTGATGATATTGCAGAGAAAGTACTGGAAATGCTTACTGATCGTATTTTTGTTGCGCATAATGTCAACTTCGATTATTCATTCGTACGTCACCAACTTGAACAAGCGGGGTTTAAGTGGACGGCGAGAAAATTGTGTACCGTTCGCGCAGCAAGAAAAATCAAACCTGGTTTGGGATCATACAGTTTAGGAAATCTTTGCAATTCATTAGATATATCTTTAGAAAACAGGCACCGTGCCGGAGGTGATGCAGATGCTACCGCTATATTGTTTTCCCGATTACTGGAATGGGACGATGAGGGCCATATTGAAAAAATGATCAAAAATACGGCACAAGATCAGCGCTTACCGCCTAACCTTCCTCCCGAAGATTTTAATAACTTACCCGAAAAACCAGGTGTATATTATTTTTATAATGAGGTAAAAAAAGTAATTTATGTGGGAAAAGCGGTTAATATAAAAAAACGTGTTGCCTCTCATTTTAGCGGACATAAAATTAATCCGCAAAGGCAACATTTCTTGCGGGATATTTACTCTATTTCCTTTGAAGTTTGTGGCAACGAATTAATGGCTCTTTTATTAGAATGTACCGAAATTAAACACCTTTGGCCAACTTACAATAGAGCTTTAAAACGTTTTGAACCAAAATTCGGATTATATCAATATGAAGCCCGCAACGGATATAAATATTTGGCAATCGGGAAACTCAATAAATTTCAGTCCTGTATTGAGCATTTCAGTAGTTTACATGAAGGAACAAATATACTACGGAGTCTGGCAGAACAATTTGAAATTGATTATAGATTTTGCAAATATTCAAGACCTGAAGAAGGAGAAATATTTCAAAATAATGATATAAAAGATTTGCCGGATGTTTCGCTCCACAATGAGCAAGTCGACAATGCTATTGATTTTTTATTAAACAACAGACCCACTTTTGCGATTATAGAAAAAGGAAGAACAGCGCACGAACGAAGTTGTATCTGGATAGAAAATGGTCACTTTTATGGTATGGGATATATTCCTTTAGATGTTGCGATTACTGATCCTTCAGAAGTAAAAAATTATACTACGCCTTATAAAAGCAATCAATACATTGTGCAATTGATTTTTGCTTATGCAGAGAAAAATCCCCGAAAAGTTTTTTTCAACAAGAACTTGCTAAAATCAAGGGTATGA